The Streptomyces sp. NBC_00775 genome includes the window GCGAGGCGAACGGCCGGCCCGGGGCGGGGACCAGTGGCGCCGGGGTAGCGGATGTCCTCGGTGCTGCACAGCAGCCATGGCAGGTCCGCGGTGCGACACACGGTCCGCTGGATGCGGTGGCAGTCGGTCGACGACGTGAGTGCGCTCAGTCCGGTGGTCCGCAGCGCCTGGCGCAGGGCGAGCGCACTGTGCGCGGCGACGCTCATTCCTTGTCCGTACAGCGGGTTGAACGTGGTGGCGGCGTCGCCGATCACGAGGAGTCCGGCGGGCCAGGCCGGGGCCCGGTCGTAGTGGTGGCGGCGGTTGGCGGTGTTGCGGTGAACGACGGTCCGGCCGGCCGGTTCGGTCCTGTCGAGGAGTTCGGCGATCAGGGGGTGGCGCAGGGAAGCGGCGAAGCGGCGGAAACCCGCATCGTCGGTCGGCGGGTGCGCGCCGCGGGTGCCGGAGAGGGTGACCATCCAACAGCCGTTCTCCACCCGCAGGAAGAAGCCTCCCCGCCCAGGCTCGCCGCACCGCGGGTCGGGCTGGACGGTGACGCAGTCGGGCAGGGGCTGCGCTGCGGTGGGCCGGAGCAGCCGGCTGGCGTAGGCGAGCTGGGAGTCGACCACGGTGGTGTGTACAGGGGGCAGGCCGAGTCCGGTGAGCCACCGTGGGGTTCGGGTGGAGCGGCCGGTGGCATCGACCACGAGGGTCGCGGCCAGTGTGCTCTCCGCCCCATCGGGGCGGCTGCGGGTGAGCACTCCGGTGACCCGTCCGGCGGAGCCGAGCAGACCGACTGCCTCGGTGGCCGGCAGGAAGCGGACCTGTGGGGTGAGGCGGGTGCGCAAGGTGTGCTCGACCAGGGGCCGGGTGGCTCCCACGATGTAGTGCCGGCTGGGGAAGGGGTGCATCCAGCCGTGCGGGCCGTAAATCTGCGTCTGGTGCGGCAGCCCGATGCGGTGTGCGCCGAGGGAGTACAGGGCATCCATGGTCCCCGGCAGCAGGGCATCCATGGCCTCGGCGCCGCTGGACAGCAGTCCGTGCAGATGGCGTCCCTGAGGTACACCGGCACGCGGGGCCGGACCGGCGGGCGGCCGGTCCCGGTCGAGGACCGTAACCTGTGCGCCGTGGGAGGCCAGTGCGGCCGCGGCAGTCAGTCCGGCGATACCGCACCCCAGCACAATCACCTGGGCGGTCATGGCTGCTGCACTCCTCGATTCAGCCCGCGGGGCGCTGCCGCGGGTGCTGTCCGAGGGCTCCCGCCCGCCGCCAGGGCTGCGGCCACCTGGTCGGCGTCCGTCGCCCGGCAGGGCGGGCCCACCATCGTCGCGTCACGGGGCAGGCAGGCAGCGGTGAGTACGCCTCTGCGCAGGACGGGCCCATCGGGCAGGGTGTCGCGCTCGGCGATCGTGACTGTGTCCAGGTGCGGGGCGAGTGCCACGGCGGCGGTCAATCCGGCGATGCCGCGGCTGAGGACCAGCGCATGCCCGCTCACGGCTGGTCCTCGATCTGGGCGCGGCTGATGTCGGCGCCGAGCGTTACGGCGCTTTGGATGATCTCCGCCGGCCAGGGTCCGGGCTCGTAGTGGTCACCACGTCGGTGGGCGCTGGCCCACATCTGCTCTCCTCGGGCGACGAGTTCGCCGTCTTCTTGGCCCGGCTCGGTGATGCGGTGGTACTCGAACTCTGCCTTCATCAGGTGCATGCGTGCCCAGGGGACGGTGATCCGGATCGCGACCCGGTCGCCGTACCAGAGTTCCTTGAGGTATTCGCAGGAGCAGGACTGGGTGAGCATGGCGTAGTCGCCGGAGATGTCGCTGCTGAACATGGGCGCGGTGAGGATTCCTGCCTGCTCGCGGCAGCGGCCCTGCCAGTCGATGAGGCGGGCGTAGTAGACGGGGCCGACGGCGCTGGTGTCGCCGGCGGTGACGGTGTGTTCGAGCGTGAACCAGCGCTCGGGTGTGCCCGTCCGGCTGCCGGTGCCGGTCGTTGTTCCGCTGCGGCGGGTCACGTCGTTGAGGTGCGTCATGGGGTTTCTCCCGGGGCGGGCAGGGTGACGAGGGCGGTCGCGTACCCCGTGCGGTGCGGGACGGGACGGGTGACCGGCCAGGCGGCCGGCGGGGCCGTCAGGTCGTACGCCAGGCATGGGCCATACATCCGGCACGGACCGTCGGCCGACGTGGCCAGGGCGATGTCGACCTCGGTGAAGCAGCGGGCCAGGGCTCGCCCGGTGGCCTTGGCGACGGCCTCCTTCGCCGTCCCTACGGCGTGGAAGGCGAGGGGCCGTTCGCGCGGCGCGAATTCGGTCACGGCGGCCCGCTCACGCGGCGTGAGGGCGTAGCGCAGCATGCGTCCGGTGGCCCGGTCCGCGCGGAGGCATTCGGCGTCCACGCCCACCGGTGACCCGTCTCCGGTCACCGCGAGGGCCGCGAGCGGCCCGCTGTGGGAGATGCTGAACCGGGTGTGCGGATGTCCGGCCAGTTCCGGTCGGCCGTACCGGTCCGTGGTGATGGTGACCTCCCGCACCGGCAGTCCGGTGCGGTGTGCGGGCGTCTGCTTGATCAGGGCTCGGCGGACCACGAAGCGCCGCCGCAGCAGTGCGGTGGGCAGGGCGCGGGCCCGCTGCTGCTCGGCCGCGTCGAGCAGCGGCCACCAGCGGTCGGTCGGCCGGTCGAGGCTGAGCCAGAACACGTCGGCGATGGGGGCGGGGGCGGGGCGCGTCATGGCCGCCACTCCGGGTAGTGGACCGCCGCCGGGAGCTGGTCCGTGACGTGCATCTCGACGCCGGTGACGGCCAGTTGGACCTCTCCGTTGCGCGTTGCCGCCACCGCACGGTCGTCCTCGGTCCGGAACCACAGGTGCAGGCCCTCGGGATGGTCGCGGACGAGTTCGGTGTCGGTGGAACCGGTGAACAGGTCAATGCGGGCGATGGCGACGGGTACGCCCATGACGTGGTCGCCTTCTGGCTGCGGCGGGTAGCGGAACAGGCGGGCGGTGGAGTCGATGAGCAGGGCCGGTACGGCGATGCGCGAGAAGATTCCGTCGGATTCGAGCCGGGGCAGCCAGAGCGCCTCGCTCCCCTCGGGGCCCGCGCAGGGGCGCAGGTTGGTCCGCCAGACGCCGGAGAGCTGGACCGAGCAGTCGGGGCGGGCGGTCGGGCACTCCTCCATCGGGGGCTGCGGAGGCGGGGCGGGCAGCGGAGGCGGTGAGGGCCGCTCGCCGAGAACGACGCCGACGCGGCAGTGCGGGCGCCCCTGCCGCAGTATCCGGCCGGTGCGCGCGACCAGGTCGGAACGGAGTTCGACCCGGACCCGCCCCGTCCCTGTCACGTCGGCTGTGATGTGGCAGACGGCCTCGGCGCTCTTCGGGGCGGTGTAGAAGGGTTCTTCGATGATCACGTCCCGGAAGCCGGTCACGTCGGTGCCGGGCAGCAGCTGCCGGGCAGCTTCGGCGGCCAAAGCGAGCATCATCACCGCGGGCAGCAACGGGCGCCCGTCGACGAGGTGTTCGGCGAGATAGGTGTCGCGGCGCGGATCGGGGCGCCAGATCCACCGGGCGTCGGTGGCGGTGACCTGGTCCGGCGGCCCGAGCAGCCCGCCCTCGAGCGACGGATCCGGGGCGAACCCCGTTGCGCCACCGGTGCTCCAGGCCTGCCCGAGCAGGGGTGCGGGGTCGAGGGGGCGGGGGAAGGCGAGTTCGGCGAGGAAGGCGGCGGCCCCCTCGGCGTTGCTCATGCCGTCGGTGCCCAGGCGCCGGGCGATGCCGCCGGCGAGGTCCTTGACCATGCCGGTGTCCCGCCACAGACCCCAGCCGATCGTCACCTCCTGCGTCGTGTCCTCACCTCCCGGCCCCTGCTGTTCGGCGCGCGCGGCGGCGAGCAGGTATTCGTTGGCCGCCGCGTAGTCCGTGTCGCCCGCGTAGCCGGTCAGGCCGCTCGCGGATCCGAAGCTGCACCACAGGCGTGGTGCCGGGTCGGCGAACGCCTCCTTCAAGTGGTGGTATCCGGCGACCTTGGTGTCGCGCACCGCGCGGAAGTCGTCCAGCGTCTTGTCCGCGGCGGCGGCCGACCGGATCTGCCCCGCTCCGTGGATCAGCAGATCTACGCGGCCGTCCTGTTCGTGGACGCGCCGGGCCGCCCGTACGACCTGGTCGCGGTCGCGCAGGTCGCACACCAGGTAGTGGACGCGGTCGACGCCGCACAGGGTGCGCAGGGTGCGCAGGGTCAGCTGGATCTCGCGGGACCGCAAAAGCGCGTTGAAGCGCCGGTTGAGCGAGCCGACCGGGAGACCGGCGCCGGTGCGCAGCTCGCGCGCCAGCCAGGCGCGGCGGGCCTCGGTGAGCCGGTCATCGGGGGTGTCGAGCAGCTCGCCCGGAACATCCCCCTCCGGGGTGGTGCCCAGGAGCCAGATCCGGGGCCTCGCCAGGCCCGCCAGCGCGAGGAGGCACGCCGCGGTGGCGCCGCGCGCGCCGCCGGTCGCGACCACCACGGAGTTCCGGTCCAGCGGCGGTGTCGCGGTGCGGCGATCGGCGGGCAGCGGGGCGTCACACACCGCTTCGGCGTACCGCAGCCCCTGGCGGTACTGGACGACGGTCCGGTCGCGGCGCGCGGTCCGCTCGGCCGCGACCTGCGCGAGCCCGGACTCCAGACCGGCGTCGCTGACCACTGCGCAGACCGGGCACTTCAGTTCCAGGGCGAGGCTGCGCAGAAAGCCGGTGAGCAGTGTGAGATGGGGGTGGGTGGTGTGGCCGCGCAACGGGTCGAGCAGCAGTGCCGCGACTGATCCGGCGGCGTCGGGGCGCACCTCGCGGACCGCAAGCAGGACGCACTCCTGCAGCCTCAGCAGCGACGGGGGCGGCGGCGCGGGCCAGAGGCGTTCGGGGCGCCGGGCCGAGGCGACGACGAGGAGATCGCCGCAGCGTCCCGCCGCCCGGCGAGCGTTGCGTATGGCTTCGGCGATGGCTGCTTCCTGTGGCCCGGTCCCGGTGACCGTCACGACCTCGTCGTGTGCGGTGCCGGGATCGGTACTGACGATCCGGGCGCCGTGCCGGCGGGCCAGAAGCGTCAGTGACAGGGCCAGGGGGGCCGAGTCGACCAGGATCAGCGTGCCGGGACGGATCGCGGAGTCCGCCGCCGCACCGGGTGACGACGGCTCGATCGGGACGGCGTCGCGGCGTCGGTAGGCGATGACGGAGCGAGACAGGGAAGTCGGCCCGGGGCCGGGCCCGGCGGGTGTCATGCCCTCTGGGGCCTGGGCCACTTCCGCGTGTTTCGCGCCCGGGGTTGCCTCTTCGCGCGCGGTACCGGGTTTCTCTTCTCCCGCGATCGGCGGCATTTCGTTCCGTGCTGCCGGCGGTACGTCGTCGCGGACGGCAGGATTCGGCGTTTCCTGTACAGGAATGGGCCGTTCCATCGGCGCGGCCGCGAACGCGAAAGCCTCATCCGGTACGGCCGGATCCCGAGCGGACGTGGGCACCGGCATGGGGGTCACCACGACGCACGGCCCCGGGTCCCGGTTGCGTACGGCGGCGGTTGGCAGGCCTGAGTACACCGCGCGCAGGACGGCGAGGGCGCCCTCCGCGCCCTGGTAGTCGGGCGTGTCCTCGGAGAGACCGATCTCCGGGACCTCGTCACGGGCTGTGCCGGCGGTGCCTGGGGCCTCGGTCCGCAGTTCGGCGAGTACGGGCCAACCGTGCTGCTCGGTCCGCGACTTGCGGGTGAGCACCAGCAGGACGGCGCCCTCCGCCAGCTGCCCTGCCCGGCTGCCGGTCAGCGCCTCGGCCAGCGGGCCGGTGTGGCCGGCGGTGCCCAGCACCAGGGCTATGTCCAGCTCCCCGGAGGCGAGGTAGCGGCAGGCCGTGTGCAGGGCGGCCTGGGTGGAGGAGCGCCCGGTATCGAGGGCGAGTGCCATGCCGTGCAGCTGGTGCCGGTTGGCGATCTGACAGGAGATCATGTTGGCGAGCTGCCCCGGCATGCTCGCGTCGTTCGCCGCGGGCAGCCGCGCGCGCAACCGGTCCAGGTACCCGCGCAGCCGATCGCCGCTCCCGGTTCCGCACGCGGCGTCGGCCGCTGCCAGCAGGTCGTCGGCGGCGACGCGGACGGTGTACTCGGTCATAGCACGGGTCGGCCCGGTGTGGCCGGTGAACACCCCGGTGGTGTCCCGGTACGGCTCCCACAACTCACCGTGCCCGTCGGCGAACCTTGCCGCGGCCGAGATCGCCATCAGATGCGTACGGTCGATGCTGCGCGCGCTGACCGGGGGCATCCGCAACTGCCGGAAAGGCGGCAGCGGATACTCCTCGCCGAAGACGGCGGCGGGCGCGGGCCCCCGGCCACGCAGCCAGTCCACGATGTGCTGGTCGGACGGCTCACCGGGCAGGTGAGCACTCCAGCCCACGAGGACCGCCGGATCGGCGGTGGTTTGGTGGCGGTCTTCCTGGCTCTCCCCGTATCCCGCGCTGGCGTGCGGTACGGGACCGTACGCCGCCTCGGGGCCGTGCACGACGAGGTGGGCGTTTCCGCCACCGAGGCCGTAGGCGCAGATGCCGGCCGTACGGATGCGGCCGGCACGCGACAGCCAGGGGGTGTCGGCGATCGGAACCGTGAGGTTTCCGGCGCGCAAGCCGTCCGGCAGGCGGGAGAAGTAGCGCTCCGCGGGGATGCTTCCGTGCCGCAGCGCGAGCAGGACGTGGACGAGGGAGACCGCGCCCGCAGCCCAGGCGCCGTGCCCCACCAGCGGCTTGTTCGAGGTGATCAGATGGTGGGCGTCTCCGGCGAGTTCGGCGAGCCCTTCGAGTTCGGCGGTGTCGCCGACCCGGGTGCCGGTGCCGTGCCCCACGATCCAGTCGATGTCGGCGGGTTTCGAGCCGCCCACACTGCGGGCACGCAGCACCGACAGCTTCTGCCCCTCCGGGTCGGGCGCCACCACGCTTCCACTTCCGTCGACGGAGGCCCCGAAGCCGCCGAGCAGGCCGAGGATCTCGTCGCCGTCCGCCAGAGCCCGGTCGAGACGCTTGAGCGCGACGACGGCGGCTGCGTCGGAGAAGAGGACTCCGTCGGCGTCCGCGTCGAACGCCCGTACCTGGCCGCTGCGGGAGAACCCCTGCGCCTTGGAGAACAGCACGAGGTCGCGGCGGGGCCCGGTGTTCGCACCGCCGCACAGCACCAGGTCCCGTTCCCCGGCCAACAGGCTCTTGACCGCCAGATCGACGGCGTACAGGGAGGAGGAGCAGGCGGCATCGACCGCCTGGAACTCGCTGCCCTCGGGCAGCAACCCGGCGCCCGCGTCCCGGATCATCTGGTCGGCGAAGGCCGCACGGGGGTGTTCCGGAGAGTGCGGGTAGCGGGTGGTGAGCAGTTCGCGCAGGGGCCGCGCCTCGTCCTCGGTGTCCGCGACGGCGTCGGCCGTCGCCCGCAGGGTGGCCTCTTCGAGGGCGAGGCTTCCGGGCGGCACAGCGATGTAGGCGCCCATCCGGTACGAATCTTCGCGGGCGACTCCGTCCAGCGCCTGGCGCAGGCAGCGGCGCAGCATCAGACCGGTGCCGTCCGGTCGGACGGCGGTGCCTTCGTCGTCCGGGTGTACGGGTACGGCGTGCGGATATCCCGCAGCCCGGATGTACGACTTGTCCTCGGCCTTGTCGTCGGGGGAGTACCAGTGCTCCAAGGAGAAGTGGCTGGGTTCGCCGAACGTGTTCTGGTCCTGGTTGAGGACGTCCCAGAACTGCCCTGGACTGCCGGCGCCGGGGACAACGATCCCCATGCCCACCACCGCGACCGCCTGGGACGCCTCGGAGGGGCCTGCCTCTGCCGGGGGCGGGGCGGGTTCCGGCGCGGGAGTGAGGAGCGCGATGGCGTCGGCCAGGAGGGTGGCGAACCCGCGGTCACCCGCACCGGCGCAGGCCGCCATGACCGTCTCCGTGCGCACCCGCAGCGGTATCGCACTCCCGGCACCGGCGACGGTTATGTCGACCAGGGTTCCGGCGACCTCGGCCATGAGCGGTGCAGCGGCCTCGTGGCACCAGCGCACCCAGTCGGCAGGGGAATTGGCACCGTCTCGCGATGCCCCGTCAGACGCACCGCCGCCGACGCAGGTGACCAGCCCATCCAGGCGGCGGCCCGACTCGGCGACGGCGCCGAAGGCCGCGCGCACGCCGCTCCTGGTCCGGCCCATGCCTCCTGCACACTGGCCCGATCCGCCCTCGGCGTGCACCTTGGCGAGGATCTGCTCGCCGTCCTCCCGACCACCGCCGCCGTACGCCACGACGACATGGGCACCGCGTCGCGCGCATCCGAGGGCGACGGCTCGCACGATGCCGTACCCCTCACCCACGACCATGACGGTCCGGCCGGCGAGGGTCCCGCTCATGTGGTGCCGCCACGTGCTTCGGAGTCCTGGCCGTCGGCGGCGAGCAGGATCATGAGATCGGCGAGCTTGGGCAGCGTGTTGTAGTCGCGTATACGGAAGTCCGCGGGCGGGGTCGGCAGGTTGTACCGGTCGAGCAACGCGACCAGCAGCTCGGTCTTCTTGACCGAGGCGATGCCGAGGTCGGCTTCCAGATGGGCGTTGTCGGTGAAGACGTCCTCCGGATAGCCCAGGGCCTCGGCGAACGTCGAGCGCAACTCGGCGACAAGCGCACCGTATTCAGGCAGAGCGCCAGAGGAGGCGGGGGCGGAATCTGCCGGGGCCGGTTCCCCGAGGGAAAGGGACTGCTGAGTGGCACCCGCCGCCTGAGCAGGGGCGGCTTCCCGGAGGGACACGGCCCCCGGTGCGGGAGCGGGTGCCGGCACGGAGCGGGCGGCGACCGGTGCAGGGTCCTCGGCGGCCACCGGGCGCGGGGAGGTGACCGCAGTCCGCCGAGCGGGAGCCGCGGCGGCGGCCGGCGGCGCGTCCGGCGCCAAGTGGCGGCCGGAGTGCAGCAGCGCGTCCAGGATCTTCAGTCCGTCCGTGCTCCCCGGCGGCGGGCCGATCAACTCGGCGTCCGGCGGCAGGCATTCGACGGCGCACTGGGTCAGCAGCGGCCGGGGCCCCGCCTCCAGGAAGACGCCCACCTGGTGATGGGCGTGCAACTCCCGTATCGCCCGCAGATAGTTGACCGGGTCGCTCAGATGCCGGTTGATGACGCGCCGTACGTCCTTGACCGTGCGTACCGGGCGTCCCAGCAGCGGGGAGAAGACACGGATGCGCGGTTCCTCAACCCGGTAGGAGGCCGTGGCCTCGGCCACCTGCCGGGCCGCCCCGGCCAGCAGGGGATTGTGATGCGGGTACACCACGAGCAGCCGGGTGGCCTGGATGCCCAGCGCACGCGCCGCCTTCTCCAGGCGGGCGAGCTCTTCGGCGTTGCCGGACACCACGGTCTGCTGGGGCGCGTTGAACAGCGAGGGCTGCAGCGACCAGCCGCCGACGGCCCCGCATAGATGCCCGGCCCGCTGCGCGCCGACCCGCAGAGCCGTGAGCCCGCCAGCGAAGTCACCCTCTGCCAGGGCGATTTCACGCTCGCAGAGCACACGGGCGGCGTCGTACGCGGACAGACAGCCGGCTGCGGCCAGTGCGGTGAGTTCCCCGGTGCTGTGGCCGATCAGAACGTCACCAGGACGGCCGTGCGCTGCCAGTTCCCCGTACAGGGCGAGCCCTGTGGCCAGCGAGGCCAGGTGCAGCCGGACGGGAGTCTGGGCAAGTTCCTCGATCTCCGGCCCGTCGGGGTCGGTGAGCGGGACGGACACCGGCGGAAGCCCGTAGGCACGAGCCGCCCGGTCCACCTCGCGCAGCAACTCGGACACCGGGTGCTCGGTTGCGGCCAGATGCTGCAAGGTCCCGGCCGCGTAGCCGCCGAGCCCCGGCAACTGTATCGCCGTGTGTGCCATGGGGGCGCCTCCATAAATGAGGGGCTACAGAAGACAGGGAAATGTCGAAACGTTTCTGCACTCCCGGCCGAACCAGGCAATAGCGCGCGGCGTGATCGAGTCAATAGCATTGAGAGGCAATGGTGCACTTTCGTGCGATCTCGGCACACGGAATGTACCGACGTGATAGTTTCGGAGGTTCTTTTTCCCTGCGCGTCGGGGAGTTTGCGACAATTTGCACTGACTGTACCTCCCGCTTCGGGTGGATGGCGCTCTCTAGTCGATCACCTTGATGTCATGTGTCGATCAATCACTGGGGAGGGGTCCGTGCGGAATCCATTGGGTTTCCTGCCTTGTTCTTGATTGTTCGGCCTGTCCGGTCCATAGGATTGCATGTTGCGGAATCATGGAGGCGGCCGGAACGTCGTTGCTTCTGTGCAGGACGGCGTCAAATCGGCGTCAAAATCCGATCAAGGAAATCCGGCGAGAAGTTCCGTAACTGATGTGCGTCGGAAAGTGAGGTGGTCGTGCGCAACATCTCGGTAATGGAATTCCCGGGATACGGTGGCTATGTGCCCGGCGCGCTCCGGGGCCTGCCCGGTCGAGTGCCGGAGGTGCGGGCGGTCCTGGACGAGACCGACGCCGCCCTGCGGACGTACGGGCACGGACCGCTGTCCGGTGTGCTCACCGACTCACAGGGGCCGGCCTTCGAGGACCTTGCTCGCTCGACCGTGCTCATGCACGTCGCCACGTTCGCCGTCTCCACGGCGCTGTTCGCTGCCCTGCGCGCCAGGGGGGTAACCGGTGACATCCTTCTCGGCCACAGCGAGGGGGAGTACACGGCCCTGGCGGCGGCGGGCTGCTTGTCCGTCTACGACACGGTGCGCCTGCTGTGCGAACGCGAGGAGGCCATCGAGGAACTGGGAGAAGGAGTCGGCGGCGGCCTGACCGTGCTGATGGCGGACGCTTGGCGCGCCGCCGATCTGTGCCGGGCGGCGGGCGGTCGCACGCTGCGGCTCTCCGTCTTCAACTCTCCCGGGCAGACCGTTGTTTCGGGCCATACCCGGGACTTGGAAGCGCTGGAATCCCTTGCGCGGGCCATGCGCCTGCGGGTGACACGGCTCCTGGTGCCGCACCCGCATCACAACCCGATGCTGGCCCGGGCCGGCCGCCGACTGGCCGCCGTCATGGAGGACTTCACGGTCCACGCCCCGAACACCCGCCTGTTCTCCCCTGTCGCCCTGCGCTTCGTACGGGACGAGCGCGACGCGCGGACGACCATCGTGCAGAGCCTGACCGACCCCGTGCATCACGTCGAGGCGGTACGGATCCTCCATGATGACGAGGAGGCCGGAACATTCATCGAGGTCGGAGTGCGCCCGATGCTCGCCGGGCTCACCGCTGACTGCCTCCCCCGTGGCGTCAAGGTGGTGGGCCCGCCCTACGGGGCGCAGGACGCCAGGCAGGTCCTGGACGCACTGACTGTCGCGCACCAAGCGCCGGGTATTGGCCTGGTCCAGTGGGAAACTCCTGGTTCCTCGCCTACGCGACCGCGAACCTCATCATGACCAACAACCCCGGCCCGCTCCCCACCGGCATGCCCAGCGCCCTCTGGCCCGCACAGCCCCTGAACGCCAGGGAGTGTCTCTCGGCTGGGGCCTCAACGGAGCAGGGTGCAGATCTTGTCAGGGTGCCTCGTTGGGGTGATTCGCAGGAGTTTGACGTTCTCTGGGCCGGACGCCGCCCTCGCCCGGCTGACCAAGAACGTGGAGGCGCTGCGCAACGAAGGGCCACGGAGTTCCGGACAGGGACCCAACAGGGTTGTCCTGGACGGGAAATGAGGAAGAAGTGGCGCCACCCAGTAAAAGGGCGTTTTGTCCTGGCGATGGTGTTTGGTTCGAAGTCAGGTGTCGCGCCAGTTCAGGGTGGATTCGCGGGTGAGGCGTCTGCTTATGACGTCGATCATGGCGAGGCGGATCATGGCTTCGGAGCGGTGCGGGTGTGTCTCGTAGTCGTTGGCGAGGCGGCGGTGGTGCATGAGCCGGCCGAAGGTCCTCTCCACCACCCAGCGTCGCGGGATCACCTTGAAGCCCTTCGCGGTGGGATCCCGGTGGACGGCTTCGACGTCGATGCCCAGGCGACACCCCGGACCTGATCGGCTCCGCGGTCGCCGCCACGCTCGCCGAGCACTCCGGCGATGTGGAAGCCGCGACCAAGGCACGGGTGAAGCGGGCGATCCCGGACGCGATGGCGCTGCTGGACCACAGCCGCAAGGGCAACCGCGACGACGTGGTCGCCCACCCCTGGCTGCCCGACGTCCTGCGCAAGCAGTCCTCCCACGGCACGGACCAGATCTGCGAGGCCCGCCCCAAGTGGGCCAGGCCCGAACTGCCGCCCGGCGAGCACGAGGTCACCGCGCTCGACATCAACGGCGCCTATTTGAGCGCGCTCAAGACCCATCTGCCGCTTGGCCAGCTGGAGCACTCCACCGGCAACCACCACGGCCGCCGCCGAGCCGGCGTCCACCTGATCACCCCGCCCGACTGGGACCACGACGACTACCTTCCGAACCCGATCGGCAGCCGGGACGAGCCGGGCCCGCTGTGGGTGACCGAACCGACCCTGCGCCTGCTGCTTCGGATTTCGGGACCCAAGTACGGCCTGTGCGACCCGCCGGAGGTCCACGAGTGGTGGACCTCCGGTGCCACGGAGGGCCTACTGGAGAAGTTCCGGGTCGCCCTGAAGGACGCTCGGGACCGGGTGATCGCCGAGGACGACGACGTGACGCTGGAGTACGCCAAGCAGATGTACTCCAAGTTCGTCTCCACGCTGGGGGAGTCGAACTACAACCGGGAGCTGTACCGCACCGACTGGATGCACCTCATCCGCTCCCAGGTCTTCGCCAACCTGTGGTGGAAGGCCCACCGCGCCTACGACCAAGGCCTGATGGTCGTCCGCGCCATGGGCACCGACGAGCTCGCACGCCGCCGCGAGGCGTTCCTG containing:
- a CDS encoding acyltransferase domain-containing protein yields the protein MAHTAIQLPGLGGYAAGTLQHLAATEHPVSELLREVDRAARAYGLPPVSVPLTDPDGPEIEELAQTPVRLHLASLATGLALYGELAAHGRPGDVLIGHSTGELTALAAAGCLSAYDAARVLCEREIALAEGDFAGGLTALRVGAQRAGHLCGAVGGWSLQPSLFNAPQQTVVSGNAEELARLEKAARALGIQATRLLVVYPHHNPLLAGAARQVAEATASYRVEEPRIRVFSPLLGRPVRTVKDVRRVINRHLSDPVNYLRAIRELHAHHQVGVFLEAGPRPLLTQCAVECLPPDAELIGPPPGSTDGLKILDALLHSGRHLAPDAPPAAAAAPARRTAVTSPRPVAAEDPAPVAARSVPAPAPAPGAVSLREAAPAQAAGATQQSLSLGEPAPADSAPASSGALPEYGALVAELRSTFAEALGYPEDVFTDNAHLEADLGIASVKKTELLVALLDRYNLPTPPADFRIRDYNTLPKLADLMILLAADGQDSEARGGTT
- a CDS encoding ACP S-malonyltransferase — translated: MEFPGYGGYVPGALRGLPGRVPEVRAVLDETDAALRTYGHGPLSGVLTDSQGPAFEDLARSTVLMHVATFAVSTALFAALRARGVTGDILLGHSEGEYTALAAAGCLSVYDTVRLLCEREEAIEELGEGVGGGLTVLMADAWRAADLCRAAGGRTLRLSVFNSPGQTVVSGHTRDLEALESLARAMRLRVTRLLVPHPHHNPMLARAGRRLAAVMEDFTVHAPNTRLFSPVALRFVRDERDARTTIVQSLTDPVHHVEAVRILHDDEEAGTFIEVGVRPMLAGLTADCLPRGVKVVGPPYGAQDARQVLDALTVAHQAPGIGLVQWETPGSSPTRPRTSS